The Desulfatirhabdium butyrativorans DSM 18734 DNA window TAATGAACAGTAAAATCAGAATTCGACTTCGGGCCTATGATCATAAATTGCTGGATCAATCGGCATTGGATATTGTTGATACAGCCAACAAAACCGGTGCAAAGGTGGTAGGCCCGATTCCCTTGCCAACCGCAATCAATAAGTACTGTGTATTGCGCTCTCCCCACGTAGATAAGAAGTCCAGAGAGCAGTTCGAGATGAGAACGCACAAACGACTTATTGATATCGTTGAGCCCACTCCACAAACCGTAGATGCGTTGATGAAGCTGGATTTATCGCCAGGCGTCGATGTTGAAATCAAACTGTAGCAGAGGAACGGAACCGGCCATGAGTAACGGATTAATTGGGAAAAAAATGGGAATGACCGGAATGTTCTCGCCCGAAGGACGATACGTACCTGTCACGGTGGTTCAGGCTGGGCCTTGTACGGTTACACAAATCAAAACGCAAACCAAAGATGGTTACAATGCGATTCAGGTAGGATTTGGTATCCAGAAGAAACAACGCTTGAATAAGCCAGTCACAGGACATCTCCAAAAATCCGGAGACCATGCCTTCTTTGTGCTAAAGGAAATTCGGGTGGAAAATCCTGATGCCTATTCCTTGGGGCAAGTCATTACCGCCGAGGTTTTTTCGATAGGGGATTATGTTGATGTGACCGGGATCAGCAAAGGAAAAGGATTTGCTGGTGTAATGCGAAGGCATGGATTTGCTGGAGGCAGAACAACGCATGGAAGCCAGTGTCATCGAATTCCCGGATCTATTGGTGCCAGTGCTTGGCCATCTAGAGTCATGAAGGGCAAGCGCCTGCCTGGTCATTATGGGCATGAGCAGGTAACAGTAAGAAATCTTCAGGTTCTGGACATTCGCGGTGAGGAAAACATACTTCTGATTAAAGGTGCCATACCTGGATCAAAGTCAGGTATTCTCAATCTTCGAAAATCCAAGAAACAACCGAAGCAGATGGCCGCGGCATAGGCCGGGTGTCATAACGACTGAAACGGGAGATCCTATGGCTGTTGTAAACGTCTACAATACGAAAGCTGAAATCATATCCCAGATTGAGCTTCGGGAAGATATTTTTAATATACCTGTTAAAAATTGCGTACTTCATAGTGTGGTCACGATGCAGTTGGCTAAGCGAAGGGCTGGAACAGCCTCTACAAAGCATCGCTCCGATGTGAAAGGGAGTACCCGCAAGCTGTTTCGCCAAAAGGGAACAGGACGTGCCAGGCGCGGGGATATCAAGAGTCCGCTTTTGCGAGGCGGCGGGTCAGTATTTGGACCCGACCCAAGATCATACGGTTATGAAGTTCCAAAGAAGGTAAAGAAATTGGCTCTGAAAATGGCTCTAAGTTCAAAATTTCAGGACAATACCTTGACTGTAATCGATAGCATAGACCTGGAATCCGTTAAAACCAAATTAATGGTAAATGTGCTTAAAGCCTTTGATATTCAAGATGCATTGATTGTCAGCCTTGGAGCCGAAGAAAAACTGGAATTGTCGGCTCGCAATATTCCGGATGTGAAGATTTTGCGAAGTGCAGGTCTAAATGTCTACGATATTCTGAAATACAACCATTTGATATTGCTTCAGCCTGCGCTACCCGCCATCGAAGGGAGACTCGGGCAATGAACTACATCGAAATTTTGAAGAGACCGGTTCTAACCGAAAAATCCAATATTCAAAAAGAAACGGCCAACCAGGTTACCTTTGAAGTGGCGTCCCAAGCAAATCGTATTCAGATACAGCAAGCTGTTGAGACAGCATTCAAAGTAAAAGTTGAATCTGTCAATACCATGCATGTTCGGGGCAAGCTCAAAAGAAGAGGTCGAATCGTCGGAAAACAACGCAATTGGAAAAAGGCCATAGTCAAGTTGGCCCCCAATCAGCGAATTGAAATTTTTGAAGGTATTTAAAGAGCGGGGATCTGAGAAATGGCCGTTAGAAGCGTAAAAGCGACATCACCGGGAAGAAGATTCCAGACCCACGCCGGTTTAGATGAGGTGGCCAATAAGGAGCCTGAAAAGGCGCTGATTTCGCCTCAAAGAAAACAGGGCGGGCGTAACGCCAATGGCCGGGTAACTGCCAGGCATCGCGGCGGTGGCGAGAGAAGACATTATCGAATCATTGATTTCAAACGCGATAAAATTGGAATACCTGCGAAGGTTGCAGCTATTGAATACGATCCCAATCGATCGTCAAGAATTGCGTTGCTTCATTATGCTGATGGAGAGAAGCGATATATTCTGGCGCCTATAGATCTAAAAGCAGGTGATACGGTGATGTCGGGGCCGGAAGCGGATATCCGTGCAGGTAATAGTCTTCCCCTGGATAAGATACCGTTAGGCTCCCAAATCCATAATATTGAATTGCGATCCGGAAAAGGTGGGCAGATTGTCCGCAGTGCGGGTACATTTGCCCAGTTGATGGCGAAAGAGGAGCGATATGCCCTCGTGAAATTGCCTTCCGGCGAGGTGCGTAAGGTTTTGCTTTCTTGTTACGCTACCATCGGTCAATTGGGTAATATCGTGCATGAAAATGTGTCGATAGGGAAAGCCGGCCGAAAACGCCATATGGGTTGGAGACCCAAAGTAAGAGGGGTTGCTATGAACCCGATCGATCATCCGATGGGCGGTGGAGAAGGGCGCTCTTCCGGTGGAAGACACCCCTGCTCTCCATGGGGTATGCCGACAAAGGGATACAAGACGAGAAAGAATAAACGGACGGATAAATATATCGTTAAGCGAAGAAATTCGAAATAGCGGTTCAATCGTTTGTCCATTTTTGCTTGCAAGACTGAAATGAATTAACTTTAAACATTCCTCGGATGAAATTTTCGATTTGAAATCGACCGGAGAGAATCAGATATCCGATAAGTGTTCTATTAAGCAGGAGAGTATATGCCACGCTCGCTAAAGAAGGGCCCATTCGTCGATCAGAAGCTGATTGGAAAAGTAGAATCTGCACAAGATGCCAGATCAAATAAAGTGATCAAGACGTGGTCCCGACGGTCTACCATCATTCCGGAAATGGTTGGCGTTACACTCGCCGTTCACAATGGGAAGAAGTTCGTTCCGGTCTTTGTGACCGAAGATATGGTCGGGCATAAACTGGGCGAGTTTTCGCCTACAAGAATTTTTTATGGACATTCCGGAGACAAGAAAACGAAGGTCAAGAAGTAAATCCGATATCGGAGACGTGCAAAGATGAGATCTGAATACCGAGCAATACTAAGGAATGCGATGATTTCTCCGCAGAAGGTCCATGTATTGGTGGATGCGATCAAAGGAAAACCTGTTGAAAAGGCCCTCGATATCCTCCGGTTCATGCCGCAAAAGAGTGCCAAAATTCTACAGAAAATTGTTCATTCTGCAGTTGCGAATGCCGATAATAAGGATAAAGTTGACGTGGATCGGTTGATTGTGGCCAATGTTACTGCGGATCAGGGAGCTACGCTCAAGCGGTTCAGTGCAAGGGCCAGAGGTAGAGGCACGAGAATATTGAAAAGAACTGCCCATATCACAGTAACATTAGCCGATAAGGCTTCGTGAAAAGGAGGAAATCGCTTGGGCCAGAAAGTCAATCCGATCGGATTAAGGCTGGGTATCGTCAAAACCTGGGAATCGAGATGGTATGCTCAGAAACAGTATTCAAAGAATATTCTTGAAGACTTTCAATTGAGAAAGTTCCTCAAAGCAAAGCTTCAGCATGCAGGCGTTTCAAAGATCGAGATCGAAAGGTCGTCCAAACGTATCCGGTTTCGAATTCATGCTGCAAGACCCGGAATCATCATTGGAAAGAAGGGTGCTGAGATAGCGACGCTTAAGCAAGAGGTTGAAAAGAGAATAGCCCAGGAAGCCATTATCGATATTCAAGAAATCCGAAAACCCGAGATTGATGCCCAGCTAGTTGCAGAAAATGTCGGTCAGCAGATTGTCAGAAGGGTCGCCTTCAGAAGAGCCATGAAGAGAGCCATATCCTCGGCCTTGCGATTCGGTGCAGAAGGAGTGAAAATCATTTGTTCAGGGCGATTGGGTGGAGCTGAAATGGCACGAACCGAGAGTTATCGTGAAGGGAGGGTTCCTCTTCATACACTACGGGCGGATATTGATTATGGGTTTGCAGAAGCTCATACGACATACGGAGTTGTTGGTATAAAAGTCTTCATTTTTAAAGGTGAAATTCTCAACAAAGAGACGCCAGAAATCGTTCAATAGTTAGACGGAGACGGAAATATGCTGAGTCCGAAGAAAGTCAAATATCGTAAACAACAACGTGGTCGAATGAGAGGTCTTTCAAAAGGCGCAACGGAATTGAATTTCGGTGAATACGGGTTGCAAGTGCTTGAGTGCGGAGCGATCAGTGCCAAACAAATTGAAGCTGCGCGTATTGCTTTGACAAGACATGTTAAAAGAGGCGGGAAGATGTGGATCCGCATTTTTCCGGATAAACCCATTACCAAAAAGCCCGCGGAAGTTCGTATGGGAAAGGGTAAAGGCGCTCCTGAAGCTTGGGTAGCCGTTGTCAAGCCGGGAAGAATTCTATACGAAATGGAAGGTATTCCTCGAGAACTTGCTCAGGAAGCGCTTCATCTTGCATCGAGCAAACTGCCTCTAAAGACGCGATTTATCGAGAGGAGTGAAGTGTAATGAAAGCTTCTGAGATTCGAAAGCTGACCGTCGATGAAATGGAACAGAGAATTGAAGGCTTGGGACAGGAAATATTCAATCTGCGATTCCAAAAAGAATTGGGTCAGCTTGAAAATGCGAACAAAATCAAGCAGCTCAAAAAAGACATCGCCCGGTATAAGACTTTGATAACCGAAAGCAAAAGATAATAAGCCATCAGAGAGTGCTTGCTGCCATGAAACAACGGGGAATGAAACGTCAGATTAATGGGATTGTTGTCAGTAACAAGATGGACAAGACAATTGTCGTTCTTGTTGAGAGGCTTATCAAACATCAAGAATACCATAAGTATATCAAAAGACAGGCGAAATATGTCGCTCACGACGAAAAAAACGCCTGCGGTGTCGGCGATAAGGTGTTGATCACCGAATCACGGCCCCTGAGTCGCACGAAGAGATGGCGGCTTAGCCAAATTATCGAAAAGGCAATCTGAGTTACAAGGAATTAGATACTATGATTCAGACAGAAACCAAACTGACGGTTGCAGATAATTCGGGCGCCAAAATAGTAAACTGCATTAAAGTCTTAGGCGGTACTCGAAGAAGATATGCAAGGGTAGGCGACATCATAGTCGTTGCTATCAAGGAAGCGATCCCCAATTCCAAGGTGAAAAAAGGGGATGTCATGAAAGCCGTTGTTGTGAGAACGAAGAAAGAGATACGCCGAGCGGACGGGACATACATTCGGTTTGACGAGAACTCCGCTGTCTTGATAAATGCCAGCCAAGAGCCAATAGGGACCCGGATATTCGGCCCAGTTGCCAGAGAATTAAGAGCTAAACGATTTATGAAGATTATTTCACTTGCTCCTGAAGTTCTGTAGAAGCGTATCGGACAGGAGATCATGGAAATGGTAATCAAGCAGAAATGCAATATGAAAAAAGACGATAAAGTTAAAGTGATCAGCGGAAAAGATGCCGGCAAAATCGGCAAGATCATAAAAGTCGATCGTAAAAAAAGCCGAATAGTCGTAGAACATGTTAATATCGTGAAGAAGCATACGCGTGCCAACGTGAAGAATTCCAAGGGAGGAATTCTTGAAACGGAAGCATCAATTCATTGGTCTAACGTGATGCTGATGTGCAATCATTGTATGGCGCCAATACGTGTTAAAATTCTTACGATGGAAGATGGGAAGAAAGTTCGGGTTTGTCGAAAATGTAACGAACAGATCGATAAGTGATACCTCCCAGGGGAAACACATGTCACAGATGAAGCAACACTACGAGGAAATTATCGTTCCTCAATTGATGGACGCATACAAATACAAGAATCGGATGCAGGTTCCTCGAATCGAAAAAATCGTTCTCAACATGGGAATGGGAATGGCGATTCAAAATGCAAAATTAATGGATTCTGCTATCGAGGAGCTCTCCGGGATCACCGGACAGAAACCCGTCATTACCAAGGCGCGGAAAGCCATTGCCGCATTTAAAATTCGTGAGGGTATGTCGATTGGCTGTATGGTGACCCTGAGACACGATAGAATGTATGATTTCTTTAACAAGCTCGTGAATATCGCGCTACCCAGAGTAAGGGATTTTCGCGGTGTATCCGGCAAAGCATTCGATGGAAGGGGAAATTACACCCTCGGTATCAAGGAACATACCATTTTCCCTGAAATTAACTACGATTCGATTGATCAGACCAAAGGTATGAATATAACAATCGTAACGAGTGCAACGAGCGATGAAGAAAGCAAAGCCTTACTGAAGATGATGGGAATGCCATTCCGGAATTGAACATCGAAAGTTCTTTCCCTTTATACAAACACGGAAAGGGTATAGGAGGAAGCGTTGGCAAAAAAGTCTCTGATGAACAAGGCGGCCCGAAAACCGAAATTTCAGGTACGCAAGTATAACCGATGTCCAATGTGTGGAAGGCCAAGGGGATTTCTTCGGAAGTTTGGGATTTGCAGAATTTGCTTTCGTAATCTTGCATCTCAGGGTAGCCTTCCCGGCGTTATCAAATCAAGCTGGTGATTACTCCAGAAACTTCCAACGATTTTGTTCAGATGGAGAAAGCAATGGCCATTACCGACCCGATTGCGGACATGCTTACACGAATTCGAAATGCCGCCAAGGCGAAAATCAACAGTGTTGATATTCCCGGTTCAAAAATGAAACTTGAAATTGCCAAGGTGATGAAACAGGAAGGATATATCCGCAATTTTAAATTCATCCAAGATCAGAAACAAGGTACTTTGCGCATTTATCTGAAATATGGACAAGGGAACGTAAATGCAATCTTCGGATTGCATCGTATTAGCAAACCGAGTCGCAGAGTATATGCCAAGGCCCAGGAAATTAAACCGGTTCTTAATGGAATGGGTATATCCATTCTCTCTACTTCCAAGGGGATTTTAACCGACAAGCAGGCTCGTCAAGATAAAATTGGCGGTGAGGTTCTCTGCAACATATGGTAGGAATGAGGTAATCCAATGTCTCGAATTGGAAAAAAACCCATTCAGATTCCTGAACGGGTCAAAATCGTTTGTCATGAAGACTTGCTCAGCATAACTGGTGAAAAAGGCGTCCTTCATCATAAGATGCACAACTCAGTTAGACTTCAAGTTGAAGATCGAAGTGCCTATGTGCAATTGAGAGAAGAAAGCCCGAATGATCATGCCATTCAGGGGATGACCAGGGCGATCGTAGCCAATATGGTGACAGGGGTTTCCTCAGGATTCGAAAGGACCCTTGAAATTGTTGGAATTGGTTATCGCGCGGCGCTGAACGGAAGAATACTCAATCTGTCCTTGGGATATTCTCATCCGGTCGAGTTTTCGCTTCCTGAAGGTGTTGAAGCATCAGTTGAAAAGAACACTATCATCACGCTTAAGGGTATTGATAAAGAAAAATTGGGGCACACCGCGGCTGCACTAAAGCGGTTGAGGCCGCCTGAACCCTATAAGGGTAAGGGTATCCGCTTTTCGACAGATAGAATCATAAAGAAGGCTGGCAAGAAGGGTACGAAATAATCGTATCAATAACTGATAGGTGTTGGGTATCCGTTCTTTGCCTGAGTTCCGATTTCGACAAAACATATCAATGTAGGAGCAAAAAATCGCGATATCTGAGAAGAACAAAAAGCTTTCCTGGATATTTCGGTTAAAAAGGACATTGAAGATGGGTAAAACCAATCCAAGAGTTGCTGCTAGAATGAAGCGGAAGCAACGCATACGAAAATCAATCTCTGGCACTCCAGATAGACCGAGGCTATGTGTTTTTCGCAGCTCAAAACACATATATGCTCAAATTATTGATGATACAAAAGGAATTACCTTAGTCTCCGCATCGACGCTCGATGAGGTTCTTCGATCACAAGGTGATACCAAAAAGAAAAAAGTCGAAAAAGCTGCGGAGGTTGGTCGGCTCATTGCGAAGAAGGCAAAAGAGAACGGTGTTACGAAAGTTGTCTTTGATCGAAATGGCTACCTGTATCACGGAAGGGTGAAAGCGGTCAGCGATGGCGCTCGGGAAAACGGACTCGAATTTTAATGAAGGAGGATTCCCCTTGGGAAAGCCGGAAATCAACGAAAGCCAGATGATAGACAAGGTAGTGCATCTCAACCGAGTCGCCAAGGTTGTGAAAGGTGGACGTAGGTTCAGCTTCAGTGCAATTGTTGTAGTGGGTGATGGGAATGGCAGCGTTGGATGCGGATTGGGTAAGGCTGGGGAAGTACCTGAAGCCATCAGGAAAGGTGTAGAGCAGGCAAAAAAGAATGTTGTTCGGGTACCTCTCACCCATGGGACCATTCCCTATGAAACGATAGGAAAATTCGGAGCAGGAAGGGTATTGCTAAAGCCAGCGTCTGAAGGCACAGGCGTTATTGCCGGGGGAGCTGTGAGAGCCATTCTGGAAGCTTGCGGCATTCAAAATATTCTGACCAAATGCATGGGCTCCCACAATCCACATAATGTGGTGAAGGCTACCATTGAAGGGCTATCCAGACTGCAAAGTCGCGAGCAAGTCGCCTCTCGAAGAGGTAAACCAATAGAAGAATTATGAATTGGGGATAGGTATGATCGATACCATTACCGTTACGCTGATCAAAAGCATGATAGGAAGACCTGAAAAGCATCGACGCATTTTAAAATCCCTGGGTCTCAAGAAAATGAATCGACCCAACACGATTCCGGATACAACTTCGACACGGGGGCAGGTTCAGAAAGTGAGTCACTTGGTACGGGTGGAGGAAAAGCAATGAAACTGCACGAACTGAAACCTGCTGAAGGTTCAAAGAAAAAGCGAAAGCGTATCGGAAGAGGAGAATCCTCGGGATATGGAAAGACCTCCGGAAAGGGCGCAAAAGGACAAAACGCCCGGTCCGGAGGTGGTGTGCGGCCCGGGTTTGAAGGCGGACAGATGCCCATCCATCGTCGTCTGCCAAAAAGAGGCTTTACGCCATACGATCAAAAAAAGATTGCGGTGGTAAATGTGAAAGATCTCTTCCGGTTTGATGCCAATTCGTTGATTGACGAGGCTGCATTACGAGGTGCTGGATTAGTGAAAGGCGTTTACGATCAGGTAAAGCTGCTCGGAAAAGGCGAAATCAGCGTTCCAGTGACGATCAAACTGCACCTAATCAGTGCTGCCGCCAGGGAAAAAATACTGGCCGCAGGCGGAACAGTTGAGGTATCTGTATGATTGGAAGCGGATTTCAAAATATTTTCCGCGTTCCTGAATTGAAGAAGCGCCTTTTCTTCACACTGGCGCTTCTTGTCGTCTATCGTGTCGGGGTCCATATCCCTGTTCCCGGAATCGACAGCATCGCATTGGCAGCCTTTTTCGCAAAAGCCAAAGGAACCTTGTTTGGTTTGTTTGATATGTTTTCGGGCGGTGCTTTCGAGAAACTTTCCGTATTCGCATTGGGAATCATGCCGTACATCAGCAGCTCGATTATTCTTCAGTTGCTTACGGTCGTCGTTCCACATCTGGAAAGATTATCCAAGGAAGGCGAACAGGGAAGAAAGAAGATTACCCAATATACCCGATATGGAACCGTTGTTTTATCGGCCATCCAGGGGTTCGGAATCAGTGTTGGTCTGGAAAGTATGGTAGCGCCGGGAGGGGCGCCCGTCGTCATGATTCCTGGATGGGCATTTCGGCTGATGACTGTTATTACCCTGACCGCAGGAACTGCGTTTATCATGTGGCTAGGTGAACAGATCACCGAAAGAGGCGTGGGTAACGGCATATCGCTGATCATCTTTGCAGGAATTATCGTTCGGATTCCGAATGCATTGAGCAACTCCTTTCATTTATTGTCAACAGGTGAACTTGGAATTTTCATGATTTTGATCATGCTCATTCTCATGGTGGTTGTGGTAGGTGTGATCATTTTTATGGAGCAAGGGCAAAGACGCATTCCCGTGCAATATGCCAAGCGCGTCGTCGGAAGGCGTTTGTATGGTGGCCAGAGCACGCATCTGCCACTTAAAATTAATACTTCCGGGGTAATACCACCGATATTTGCCAGTTCCATCATCATGTTTCCAGCCACCATCGCCAGCTTTATCCATGTTCCCTGGGTCAAGCAGATTGCGGATGCTGTCATGCCTGGAAAGATTGCCTATGAATTGTTATTCGTCGGATTCATCATATTTTTCTGTTATTTCTATACGGCGGTCACCTTTAATCCGGTTGATGTTTCTGAAAACATGAAGAAATACGGAGGATTTATTCCAGGAATCCGACCTGGGAAGAAGACGGCAGAATATATTGACCGCGTGTTGACGAGGATAACCTTGGGTGGCGCAATCTATGTCTCGGCCGTATGTGTCCTACCTTCGATATTGATCTCACAGTTTCATGTACCATTCTATTTTGGCGGGACGGCTCTGCTGATTGTTGTTGGCGTTGCCATTGATACTATGGCGCAGATGGAATCGCACATGATATCTCGAAATTATGAAGGCTTTTTGAAGAAGGGTACTGGAAAGATTCAAGGAAGACGGTAAGCTGCGGTATGCTCACCTTTAGGTCGATATAAGATATCTGAAATTGAAGTATGGAGAATGAACTTATGGCAAAGGAAGAGGCCATCCGAGTAGAAGGAAAGGTTCTCGAAACATTGCCCAATGCGATGTTTAAGGTTGAGCTGGAAAACAAACATCAGATTCTGGCGCACATTTCCGGAAAGATGCGGATGCACTTTATCAAAATTCTTCCAGGAGACAAGGTGACGGTTGAGCTTTCTCCTTACGATCTGACGAGAGGACGGATTACATACCGAGCTAAGTAACGACCTGTAACTGTATATAATTATCGTGTCGATCGCGTTATCAATTTGCAGGAACACATGGGAGCTATGAAATGAAAGTGAGAGCATCCATCAAACGAATATGCAGCAAGTGCAAAATTGTAAAAAGGAAAGGTGTTCTTCGGGTGATTTGCGAGAACAGAAGACACAAACAAAGGCAAGGCTAAGGAGGATGAACGTTGGCTAGAATCGCTGGAGTGGATTTACCAAAGCGGAAGCGCATTGAAATTGGATTGACCTATATTTTTGGTGTTGGCCGTTCAACTTCCAAAAAAATTCTCAGCAAGCTGAACATTGATCCGAACAAAAAGGTGGATCAACTGGCGGAATCTGAGGTCAACGACATTCGGAAAGCCATCGATAGTGAGTTCAAGGTAGAGGGAGAACTCAGAAGTCAAATATCTATGAGCATTAAAAGACTCATGGACCTTGGATGCTATCGTGGGCTTCGTCATCGAAAATCCCTGCCCGTCAATGGTCAGAGAACCCGGACCAATGCGAGGACCCGCAAAGGACCTCGACGATCAGCAGTCAAGAAAAAAGTTACTGCCAAGAAATAATGGGCCATCCCCCATGACAAAAGAGGCATAAGAATGGCAAAGCGTACCAAGATCAAAAAAAAGGAAAAAAAGAACATCCCTAGCGGGATCGTTCATATTCAGTCAACTTTCAACAATACAATTGTCTCGGTGACGGATCCTGGAGGCAATGTGCTGTCCTGGTCAAGCGCCGGTGTTCAAGGGTTTAAAGGATCTCGGAAAAGTACTCCATTTGCAGCTCAGATGACTGCTGAAGATGCCGTAAAGAAAGCAATGGAGTTCGGCATGAAAAATGTGGATGTTTTTGTCAAAGGACCCGGGGCCGGAAGAGAATCCGCTCTGCGCTCACTTCAATCGGCAGGACTGAATATACTTTCGATCAAAGATGTGACGCCCATTCCCCATAATGGATGCAGACCACCTAAGAGAAGACGAGTTTGATGTGATAAGGTTCAGGGAAATGGCCATCGGCAGGTAAAAGGAGGAAGACTTGGCTCGATATACCGGTTCAGCGTGCAGATTGTGCAGAAGAGAAAATCAAAAACTGTTTTTGAAAGGAGATCGGTGCTATTCGGATAAATGTGCTTTTGATAAACGCGGATTTCCTCCGGGACAGCATGGACAGCGCAGAGGTCGAAAAGTATCGGATTATGGCGTCCAGTTGAGGGAGAAACAGAAAGTTAAACGATTGTACGGGTTATCCGAAAAACAGTTCAGGATTTTTTTCGAAAGAGCTGAACGAATGAAGGGTGTTACCGGTCACAATCTGTTGATCATGCTAGAGAGAAGGCTCGACAACGTCTTGTATCGGATGGGGTTTTCAAACAGTCGCTCACAGAGCAGGCAATACCTCACCCACAGTCATTTTCTGGTAAACGGTAAAAAGGTTGATATACCTTCCTATCAGGTTAAGCCGGGGGATGTTATCGAATTGAGGGAAAAGAGCCGTAATATACAATCCATGGTGGATTCGCTCGACGCGGTTGTTCGTCGTGGTATTCCCCAATGGCTTGAGACACGTAAGGATTCCCTATCCGGTCAGGTCAAAGCACTGCCAACCAGAGAAGATATTACGACTCCAATCCAGGAGCAATTGATCGTCGAATTGTACTCGAAATAGGATGTGAAATGCCGTTGCATCACGCGAAATGTGTACGAGACGCAACGGACCTTCATTTCATTGATGGTGTATTCGAAAATATATCGTCAACAAATAAGAAGCCGCTATTCTGCAACATCGTTTGGCGGTACATCGCAAAGGTATGTCACTACCGGAATCCTCTGAAAGGAGTTCCTATCATCATGTCATCAAATGAACTCATGGCAATCAATTGGATGAATATGAAACGACCGGACAAGATCGAGGTCGCATGTTCTCCAATGTATGGAAAGTTCGTTTGTGAACCATTAGAGAGGGGATTCGGCACGACGTTAGGAAATGCCCTGCGTAGAGTGATGCTCTCTTCCCTGCATGGGGCTGCTATCGTATCCGTCAAGATTGAAGGTGTCATGCACGAGTTTAGTGCGATACCCGGTGTGTACGAAGATGTGTCGGAAATCATTCTCAATCTTAAAGAAGTCCGTCTGAAGGTTTCGGATCCTTCTCCAAAGGAATTGACACTGTCATTGAGGGGAATCCGGAATGCCACGGCAGGTGATATCGTGAGCCCTGATGGCCGTTGCGAGATCCTGAATCCGGATCTCCATATTGCGTCGCTCACGGATGAAGATTCAAAACTGGAGATGGTATTCACGGTTAAAACCGATAAAGGATACTCTCTTTCCGAGAACAATAAGGATGAGAATTTCCCTGTCGGGACAATTCCAATTGACGCGATTTTCTC harbors:
- a CDS encoding DNA-directed RNA polymerase subunit alpha; this translates as MSSNELMAINWMNMKRPDKIEVACSPMYGKFVCEPLERGFGTTLGNALRRVMLSSLHGAAIVSVKIEGVMHEFSAIPGVYEDVSEIILNLKEVRLKVSDPSPKELTLSLRGIRNATAGDIVSPDGRCEILNPDLHIASLTDEDSKLEMVFTVKTDKGYSLSENNKDENFPVGTIPIDAIFSPIRKVVFTVGNARVGQITDYDKLTLEVWTDGSIRPEDAVSYSAMILKEQLSIFLNFDENNSVSPEIENEEPAGGAQNDNLYRSVEELELSVRSANCLKNADIHKIWQLVSKTESEMLKTKNFGRKSLNEIKEVLSGMGLSLGMKLDGFMPPMEDQPEGE
- the rpsD gene encoding 30S ribosomal protein S4, producing MARYTGSACRLCRRENQKLFLKGDRCYSDKCAFDKRGFPPGQHGQRRGRKVSDYGVQLREKQKVKRLYGLSEKQFRIFFERAERMKGVTGHNLLIMLERRLDNVLYRMGFSNSRSQSRQYLTHSHFLVNGKKVDIPSYQVKPGDVIELREKSRNIQSMVDSLDAVVRRGIPQWLETRKDSLSGQVKALPTREDITTPIQEQLIVELYSK